Within Eggerthella timonensis, the genomic segment GCCGAGGCGCTCATCGTGTCCGAGTCGACGGTGAAGGCGCACCTGTCGCATGTGTACCGCAAGCTGGGCATCCATTCCAAGCAAGAGCTCATCGCGCTGATCGACGGGTACCGCGTCCATTGACGACGCGGCGATCGATGGTCGCCCGCAAGTCCAAACGTCCGACAACTCGTCTCTCATCAGGCCTTTATACGTTTCGTACGACCTCGCTTCGCCTTTTTCAACCTCGTTTATACGTTTCGTAGGATGCGCGAAGGCCGCGTTTTGCGGGATGCTCGCGGTGCCGAGGCGCATGCGGCGTGGCCGGATCCGACGGCGCGTCCGCGCTTTCCTCGGCGGCAAACACGCCCCCGAGCGGGGTTTGGGAGGAAGCGAGAGGTCTATGAGCGAGAAGAGGATGGGGATCACCCCCGAAGGCATGTCGCGCCGCGCGTTCCTGCGCACCGGAGGCCTGGCCGCAGGCGGCCTGGGCATGATGGCGGCCCTCGGAGGCTGCGCGCCGCAGACGGCAGCCACCGCCAGCGGCAGCGAGGCGAACGCCGCGACCGGCGAGCCGCGCACTACGGTCGAGTTGCCCGTACCGGAAGCGGCCGCGCCCGACACCACGACGTACGAGTGCGACGTGCTGGTCATCGGCGGCGGGTTCGCGGGGCTCAACGCGGCGATGGCGGCGAAGGAAGCGGGCGCCAGCGTGGTGCTCGTCGACAAGGGCTGCCCGGGCTATTCGGGCCTGTCGCCCTGGCCGAGCTCGCATCGATGGTTCGACCCCGACATGGGCGACGATGCCGACGCGTTCAAGAAAAGCATCATGATCGGCTCGGAATACGTGAGCAACCAAGACTGGTACCAGATGTGGATCGACCATTCCAAGGAGGCGTACGAGCGCCTGGCGGGATGGGGTCTCATGGACCGGTTCGACCGCTGCGTCGACACCGAGTATTGGGACGACCTGGACTTCCAGGGCTACCACGAGGCGAATCTCGACAAGGATCGCCATGCGCGCTGGCTGCCGTTGCTCGAGCAGAACGGCATCGAGGTGGTCAGCTATACGATGGTGGTAGACGTGGCGCGCGATGGCGACCGGGTGACGGGTGCGGTGGGCTTCCACGTGCCCAGCGGCGCCGTGATGACCTTTCACGCGAAGTCCGTCGTCATGGCGATGGGCGGCGGATGCTACAAACCCACTGGCTACCCGGTGGGCGGCGACACGTTCGATGGCGAGTACATCGCTTACAACCTGGGCCTTCCCATCGTGGGCAAGGAGTACGACGACTTCCATGTGACCGCGTCGTACGCGTCCGGCGACTCCTTCGTCACCAATTCGTGGGACTGGCTCGAGAACATCTGGCTGTGCGGCGGCGACATCACGGCCGATACGGCGGTCAGCTACGCGCAGACGAAAGAGAAGACCATGGTCATGGGTCGCGTGACCAACACCATCAACGGTCTCGCCGCCAACGACGGCACCAACATCGAAGACCAAGCGGCGGCCGACATCGGGCGACGCGGCGGCAGCCTGAGCGGCAAGGACGACGATATCCGCATCGGGAAGATGATGAGTCCCAAGCCGAAGGGCGACTGCTACGGTGCCGCGGTGGGCATGTGCTCCCACTTCTCGTCGGGCGTGTGGTGCGGCTTCGACGACCTCGAAGGCGCCACGGGCATCCCGGGCCTGTGGGTGGCCGGCGACGGCATCAACGGCTGCGCGGTGACGGGTTCCGCATACCCGGTGGGCGTGGGCTTCACCTCGAACTTCACGTCCATCCAGGGCGACATCGCAGGAAAGGCCGCCGCGGCGTACGCCGCCGGCGCCGCCGAGGCAAAGGTGCTGCAGGAGACGATCGACGCCGTGACGGCGGAGGTGGAGGCGCCGCTTGCCATGGAGAAGGGCTTCAGCCCCGACTGGGCCCGCGACCAGCTGCACGCCATCATGGCGCCGTGGTGGGTGCTCATCTCGAAATCCGAGGAATCGCTGAACGCCGCGCTCGTGCAGGTGCAGCAGATGCGCGACAAGGTGATCCCCAAGCTGCAGGCCACGAACCCGCATCAGCAACGCTTGTGCCTGGAGATGAAGCACAAGGTGCTGTCCGCCGAGATGAAGCTGCGCGCCAGCTTGGAGCGCAAGGAGAGCCGCGGCACGAACTACCGCTCCGACTATCCCTACCGCGACGACGAGTCGTACCTGTGCTACATCGCCATCACGAAGGGCGACGACGGTTCGATGGCGCTGGACAAGATTCCCGTGAAAGAAGAGTGGGCCGGCGACCGTTCCGAGGATTACGCCACGCGCTACGGCGTGAGGTTCCCCGGCGAAGCCAAGGCGAAGGGCTTACCCGAAGAAGAGTCGTCCGGCAGCTGGAAGAAATAAGAAGGGGGTTTGAGATGAGCGTCATTCGCTACGATTTGAACAACTGCATCGGGTGCAAGAACTGCGTCACCGTGTGCCCGATGGACGTGTTCCGCTTCGACGAGAACGAGATGAAGTCGGTGATCGCGTATCCCGAGAACTGTCAAAGCTGCGGTCAGTGCTTCGTCGGCTGCAAGGGGCGTTCGCTGGAGATATCGTTCGTCCAGGCGTCGTACGCCTTGGCCGCCGCTCGCGCCGCGACGTTCGACGCCGCCACGCCGGCGGCGGTGAAGGAGGCGACGCTGGCCCAGCCCGAGAAGTCGGCGGAGGAGGCGGCTGCCGCCGCGGCCGAAGGCTCCGGCTCGGGAAGCTGGAGCGGCTCGAAGTAGATCGCTCGTTCGGAGGCCCCCGCCCGCGTGCTGCCGGCGGGGGCCTCGAGGAGGGAGGGGCCTACGGATACGGGTGCAAGCGGTGCGGCGAGGTTACGCTTTGCCGCCCAAGACCTGGCCCACGGTGTAGCCCATGAGGCAGTTGCGGGTGTGGCTCAGGCAGTTCAGGTTGTGCGGGTACGTGTTGAAGAACATGCCGCCCG encodes:
- a CDS encoding FAD-dependent oxidoreductase: MSEKRMGITPEGMSRRAFLRTGGLAAGGLGMMAALGGCAPQTAATASGSEANAATGEPRTTVELPVPEAAAPDTTTYECDVLVIGGGFAGLNAAMAAKEAGASVVLVDKGCPGYSGLSPWPSSHRWFDPDMGDDADAFKKSIMIGSEYVSNQDWYQMWIDHSKEAYERLAGWGLMDRFDRCVDTEYWDDLDFQGYHEANLDKDRHARWLPLLEQNGIEVVSYTMVVDVARDGDRVTGAVGFHVPSGAVMTFHAKSVVMAMGGGCYKPTGYPVGGDTFDGEYIAYNLGLPIVGKEYDDFHVTASYASGDSFVTNSWDWLENIWLCGGDITADTAVSYAQTKEKTMVMGRVTNTINGLAANDGTNIEDQAAADIGRRGGSLSGKDDDIRIGKMMSPKPKGDCYGAAVGMCSHFSSGVWCGFDDLEGATGIPGLWVAGDGINGCAVTGSAYPVGVGFTSNFTSIQGDIAGKAAAAYAAGAAEAKVLQETIDAVTAEVEAPLAMEKGFSPDWARDQLHAIMAPWWVLISKSEESLNAALVQVQQMRDKVIPKLQATNPHQQRLCLEMKHKVLSAEMKLRASLERKESRGTNYRSDYPYRDDESYLCYIAITKGDDGSMALDKIPVKEEWAGDRSEDYATRYGVRFPGEAKAKGLPEEESSGSWKK
- a CDS encoding 4Fe-4S dicluster domain-containing protein — its product is MSVIRYDLNNCIGCKNCVTVCPMDVFRFDENEMKSVIAYPENCQSCGQCFVGCKGRSLEISFVQASYALAAARAATFDAATPAAVKEATLAQPEKSAEEAAAAAAEGSGSGSWSGSK